A stretch of the Vicia villosa cultivar HV-30 ecotype Madison, WI unplaced genomic scaffold, Vvil1.0 ctg.000177F_1_1, whole genome shotgun sequence genome encodes the following:
- the LOC131624999 gene encoding CDPK-related kinase 5-like, producing MATQKSFLSSSSAKISYDPLASAVRLPHSSSVLIQLQQITSTNTNSNPNSNSHSNLEIENPKKSPFFPFYSPSPAHHLFSDKFLKTTATSERRSFRPASPAKHIRSLLAQRHRSIKLNGSSISKESEGEGEGEGDGEGVSLDKNFRFLKKFGSKYELGEEVGRGHFGYTCSAVMNVSNKGDVKGHRVAVKMTTAIAIEDVRREVKILRALNGHKNLIKFYDAYEDHDNVYIVMELCEEASFWIEYSRGGKYYEEDAKAVMTQILNIVAFCHLQGVVHRDLKPEISQFHHPLGQC from the exons ATGGCA ACACAAAaatcttttctctcttcttcttcggCCAAAATTTCTTACGACCCACTCGCGTCGGCTGTTCGTCTTCCTCATTCCTCCTCTGTTCTAATTCAGTTACAACAAATCACTTCTACTAATACCAATTCTAATCCCAATTCTAATTCTCATTCAAATTTAGAAATTGAAAACCCTAAGAAATCACCGTTTTTCCCTTTCTACTCTCCGAGTCCAGCTCACCATTTATTTTCCGACAAGTTTCTGAAAACTACGGCGACTTCGGAGAGGAGATCCTTTAGACCAGCTTCTCCGGCGAAGCACATTAGGTCGCTTCTTGCTCAGCGTCATCGCTCGATTAAGCTGAATGGCTCTAGCATATCGAAAGAGAGTGAGGGTGAAGGTGAAGGTGAAGGTGATGGTGAAGGTGTTTCTCTTGATAAGAATTtcagattcttgaagaaattTGGGAGTAAGTATGAGCTTGGTGAAGAGGTTGGTAGAGGACACTTTGGTTATACTTGTTCTGCTGTTATGAATGTTAGTAATAAGGgtgatgttaagggtcatcgtgTTGCTGTTAAG aTGACTACTGCTATTGCTATTGAGGATGTGAGAAGGGAAGTGAAAATTTTGAGAGCTTTGAATGGACATAAGAATTTGATTAAATTTTATGATGCTTATGAAGATCATGATAATGTCTATATAGTCATGGA GTTGTGTGAAGAGGCGAGCTTTTGGATAGAATACAGTCgag GAGGGAAATATTATGAGGAAGATGCAAAAGCTGTCATGACACAAATACTGAATATTGTTGCATTTTGCCATCTACAGGGTGTTGTTCATCGTGATCTTAAACCCGAGATATCGCAATTTCATCATCCTTTAGGACAATGTtag